A genomic window from Daphnia carinata strain CSIRO-1 chromosome 9, CSIRO_AGI_Dcar_HiC_V3, whole genome shotgun sequence includes:
- the LOC130697764 gene encoding larval cuticle protein LCP-22-like isoform X1 — MKLFIVAAFLAVAAAVPSSYKPEYNAPGYPAPSYPVPKYTTPTYPAPVYPAPAYPTPSYNKDNKYADITATSQSDERNLDGSSQWSYAQSDYTTREESQVQKKMQGVTYDSYGKESYGEVLGNTNKGSSYWVSPEGEKFTLTWAADEAGFQPKGDHLPVAPVHEYELPVAPVHIPFNGKGYKIY, encoded by the exons ATGAAGCTC TTCATCGtcgccgctttcttggccgtcgctgccgctgttccatccagctacaagccggagTACAACGCACCCGGCTACCCAGCCCCAAGCTACCCTGTACCGAAGTACACTACTCCTA cctaccctgcaccagtctaccccgcaccagcttaccctactcccagctacaacaaggataacaaatacgccgaCATCACCGccaccagccaatctgacgagcgcaatctcgatggcagcagccaatggag CTATGCCCAAtctgactacaccacccgcgaagagtctcaggttcagaagaagatgcaaggagtcacctacgattcctacggcaaagaatcgtacggtgaagtcctaggcaacaccaacaagggatcttcttactgggtttctcctgaaggcgagaagttcactttgacctgggcgGCTGACGAAGCTGGATTCCAGCCAAaaggtgatcacttgcccgtcgctcccgtccacgaatatgagctcccagttgcACCTGTTCACATCCCTTTCAACGGCAAAGGCTATAAGATTTACTAA